The Arachis ipaensis cultivar K30076 chromosome B07, Araip1.1, whole genome shotgun sequence genomic interval aaacaatAGAATTATCAAAATCCAGTCTTTTAAGAAAACAAGACTTTTTAGCTCCCACCCAAACAATACAGATCACAGTATGTGTTAAAAATTGTAACTGCCCAATATTATATAAATTTGCTTGTATTGCTACCCGAACAGGGTCACAACCACACACTGGTTGGCAATAGAGTTGCCTCAGTTATCCCAAAAGAAATTTTATGTACTAAAAAATGGATATGCAGTTAAGCACAATAGAAAGAAGGAAACTATTACTAACAGTTTAGATTTTTTTTCAATAAGTAATTAGAGTAATCAACCACTTAACTGTATTCATGGAATTGATTCAGATGACTCTAATAAGATTTTCTCACTATTGAGTTCGTTAAAAATTCTGCTTCTTTTATGTAAGAGTAGTAGAAAAACCTGTTAGAACCAACTGAACCAATCTCATGAACACGATTAAGCTATTGAATACTtcaattaattaaaaacaaatttaaagtaACATCCTCCTGTACACAGAAACTCAGAACAACATTCAGACCAGAATAGAAACTCAGTCAAGATTCAACACCTTTCTTTCTCATGTTCACAAACATCACCACTTTCAGAGATTACCCAACAACCAATCAAGACCTAACTAAGCAACAGAAAATACCCAACAGCCAATCAAGCCCTAACTAAGCAACAGAAAATCAGAGAAGAAGAACACTTACCATAGATGACAACCCACAAACGGCCGATGCAGTAAAGCAGCAGCAGCAAAGCAGAAGCAGCGAAGCACAACCCAGTGAAGCAGAAGCAGCGAGGCAGAACAGGGGAGAAGCAGCAAAGCAGAAGGCGCAAGGACACCGTGGAGAACGGAGAAGAACTGAAGCCGTAGAGAGGGAAGAAGCAGCGATGCCGCGGAGAGGAGAGACTCAGCGATGCCGGGAAGGAGGAGGCAGCGACGATTTTGGGAAGGATGCAACGACGATGATGGCGCGACAATGGTGAGTTTCGATTTAGGGCTTCCTGGTGACTTGCGATGATGGTGCGATTTGGGGCTTCCTGGGGAACGGCAGTTCGATGACGTCTCTGATTCTGAAGGCGTGGGTTAGGGCGGTGGAGGGAGGAAGAGTAGCGTTCGAAGAGAAGAGGAAGTAGAACGCGCGTCTGTTCTGATCTGctttcttattttagttttatttttttatattaatatttgttatatatttattttaattattctaaTATTTGTTATATATTAACAATAGATGCAACGCACAGGAATCAGATTCACGATTTTTCTTAATTCCTTTCAAATAAAGGTCCCTGCAGTAATTTTCTAAGCCATTTGAAATTTTGCATTCCCGATTAATcgaatgaaaatttaaaaaaaaattaataaatggaTGCATCAAAAGCCATGTAACCTTATACTTTATACTTTTCAAGGTTATTTTCAATTTGCAAGGCAAATGATATATCAGTCATTATAATTTcagataattatataaatttaaactatttttctataaatactgaatttataaaatactcaaaaactattgttataaataaataataaatattatttttaaaaaaaaattaaaataaatttataataaatattatatattattattataaattataaaaaatattatattttaaaaatattgtttaatttgtataattatttaaataatattagaaaataGTTGTTTCATAAACAATTGTTATAATGGTTGTAAAactgttctttaaaatagtcaaagagaacggttttattttgttactatagtgtaatgaaaaaatgaacttcAACCGCAACACtgtaaaaaccgttgtctaagaccatctaatagaacggttttaaagAGTAGCATTTCGGCAACGGTTTTAATGCGTTTCCTTTGTACAATTctttaaacaacaaaaaaaaccgttgcttaaaaataattcatggtaacggttataaaaccgttctttaaaatagtcaaagagaacggttttaatttgttgctataaaataatgacaaattgaattcaacagtaacactacaaaaaaaccgttgtctaaaactatctaagagaacggttttaaggcattgtaaaatttggcgttgctaaaggccatatttgttgtagtgatACAACGAAATTCTAAACATAGTTATAGTATGAGATACCTTAGTGGGGATGTCAATATGGCTACTGATATTCTTTTCTGTATCATCGTCTACTGGCTCCTTTGAGATTCTACCAGGAACATTAGGACAACTTTTGTTGTAGTGTCCTATCACACCGCAGTTTGAACACCTTCTACGTTGCTTaaatttt includes:
- the LOC110265039 gene encoding uncharacterized protein LOC110265039, coding for MKSNVDDPSNSDKVLKCRLGVLGAECCRLMDVACKNSSDFVKAMNDVVNSITKLQKRGENPRKGNLDDNYVVDPLVVKSKGAPKKNSKFKQRRRCSNCGVIGHYNKSCPNVPGRISKEPVDDDTEKNIKSRSEQTRVLLPLLFERYSSSLHRPNPRLQNQRRHRTAVPQEAPNRTIIASHQEALNRNSPLSRHHRRCILPKIVAASSFPASLSLSSPRHRCFFPLYGFSSSPFSTVSLRLLLCCFSPVLPRCFCFTGLCFAASALLLLLYCIGRLWVVIYGLHIKSMGNDTSAVPPSAICMQCS